A window of the Hordeum vulgare subsp. vulgare chromosome 5H, MorexV3_pseudomolecules_assembly, whole genome shotgun sequence genome harbors these coding sequences:
- the LOC123395944 gene encoding beta-1,2-xylosyltransferase XYXT1-like, whose translation MGSPKAARSKAGQLGGIWRRRIGAPFAALLVAAVLVLVVFTGRFPQGPDASSRFTPVHVDDSTPGIVRDRPVASTDQDLELEISDSSKQQGEGNDQKIELDESSMEAMEEQKQPREDTPETKPASQDTTPANSDLDGEEGMTTTTAPAQEESSEAGGSGSAPYTKCTPPLNSTVCDLSNPRFDICELCGDARTIGQSSTVMYVPRTQTSDSEEWSIRAQSRKNLPWIKEVTVKSLNTSQPAPRCTSKHAMPAIVFALGGLTANVWHDFSDVLVPLFLTARQFDRDVQLLVTNNQPWFSKKYMTILSKLTRYDIIDFDSDDQVRCYPHVIVGLRSHGDLGIYPNLSPQNYTMMDFRLFVREAYGLPAAKVAIPYKADRDDPDKKPRIMLIDRGKTRRFINAPYIVQGLEWFGFEVVKVDPKMDSSLDEFARLVDSCDAIMGAHGAGLTNMVFLRSGGVVVHIVPYGIEFMADGFYGKPARDMGLGHVKYGISPEESTLLEKYGWNHTVIKDPEAIRSSGWDKVGEVYMSKQDIVLNMTRFGPILLKAIDFIM comes from the exons ATGGGGTCCCCGAAGGCGGCCAGGAGCAAGGCGGGTCAGCTGGGCGGCATCTGGCGCCGCAGGATCGGCGCGCCCTTCGCCGCCCTCCTCGTGGCCGCCGTCCTTGTCCTCGTCGTCTTCACCGGCCGCTTCCCGCAGGGCCCCGACG CTTCCTCGCGATTCACCCCGGTGCATGTGGACGACTCAACCCCCGGGATAGTGCGCGATCGGCCAGTCGCCTCCACGGACCAAG ACTTGGAGCTGGAGATATCTGATTCGTCAAAGCAACAAGGGGAGGGGAACGACCAAAAAATTG AACTTGATGAATCTTCCATGGAGGCAATGGAAGAGCAGAAACAGCCTCGAGAGGACACTCCCG AGACCAAACCAGCATCTCAAGACACTACTCCAGCCAACTCCGACTTGGACGGCGAGGAAGGGATGACGACCACGACAGCGCCGGCCCAAGAAGAGAGTAGTGAAGCTGGGGGATCTG GTTCAGCACCATACACCAAGTGCACACCTCCACTGAACTCAACGGTCTGTGACCTTTCCAACCCGCGATTTGACATTTGTGAGTTGTGCGGCGATGCTCGCACCATTGGTCAGTCATCCACTGTCATGTATGTCCCACGCACACAAACTTCCGACAGTGAAGAGTGGAGTATTCGAGCCCAGTCCCGAAAGAATCTTCCATGGATCAAGGAGGTGACCGTCAAATCTCTGAATACCTCGCAACCAGCACCAAGGTGCACTTCCAAGCATGCCATGCCAGCTATTGTATTTGCCCTTGGTGGGCTTACAGCAAATGTCTGGCATGACTTCAGTGATGTCCTTGTTCCACTGTTCCTCACTGCCCGCCAGTTCGACAGGGATGTTCAACTCCTCGTCACAAACAACCAACCCTGGTTCAGCAAGAAGTACATGACAATCTTGAGCAAACTCACACGATACGACATCATAGATTTTGATTCAGATGACCAGGTCAGGTGCTATCCGCATGTCATTGTTGGTCTGAGGAGCCATGGTGACCTTGGCATCTATCCAAACTTGTCACCACAGAACTACACAATGATGGACTTCCGGTTGTTTGTCCGAGAAGCCTatggtttgcctgcagccaaggtGGCCATTCCCTACAAGGCTGATAGAGATGATCCTGACAAGAAGCCCCGCATAATGCTAATTGATCGGGGCAAAACCCGGAGGTTCATCAATGCACCATACATTGTCCAAGGGCTGGAATGGTTTGGTTTTGAGGTGGTCAAGGTTGACCCGAAGATGGACTCTAGTCTTGATGAATTTGCCCGCCTTGTTGACTCGTGCGATGCAATCATGGGTGCGCATGGTGCGGGCTTGACTAACATGGTGTTCCTGCGATCAGGAGGAGTGGTGGTGCACATTGTGCCATATGGGATCGAGTTCATGGCTGATGGGTTCTATGGTAAACCTGCACGGGACATGGGCCTAGGCCATGTCAAGTACGGCATCAGTCCAGAGGAGAGCACGTTGCTGGAGAAATATGGGTGGAACCATACTGTGATCAAAGACCCTGAAGCCATTAGGAGCAGTGGATGGGATAAGGTTGGGGAGGTTTACATGTCCAAGCAAGACATTGTCCTTAACATGACAAGGTTTGGGCCTATCTTGTTGAAGGCAATAGATTTCATCATGTAG